A genomic stretch from Xiphophorus maculatus strain JP 163 A chromosome 16, X_maculatus-5.0-male, whole genome shotgun sequence includes:
- the gpr146 gene encoding probable G-protein coupled receptor 146 encodes MWISMLYNETDAIVDFQLSQDLGLILSILSLVYLLVCFPLGLCYNILLVVVNLSNKVSMTMPDVYFVNMAIAGLVLNLVAPVELLSSTFTRWHAWEYNDEVHITLLILFNISSLVIMYSTTLLSLDYYIERALPRTYMSSVYNTKHVCGFIWGGAVLTSFSSLLFYVCNHISTKMVECSKMQNKEAADAIMMFIGYAVPAVAVLYAFVLILRIRKESTPLDQDSARLDPSIHRLLLASVCVQFVLWTPYYMTLLVHTIAGAPEYISNGHYLPSYNFMRCVSKLLAFSSSFAMPLMYRQMNKNFSGKLQRLLRRLHCRDQSCPHEHSAVQQVVT; translated from the coding sequence ATGTGGATCAGCATGCTTTACAATGAGACTGACGCCATCGTGGACTTCCAGCTCTCCCAGGATTTGGGCCTCATCCTGTCGATCCTTTCCCTCGTCTACCTCCTGGTCTGCTTCCCCTTGGGGCTGTGCTATAATATCCTGCTGGTTGTGGTGAACCTCTCCAACAAGGTCTCCATGACCATGCCGGATGTCTACTTTGTCAACATGGCCATCGCGGGACTCGTGCTCAACCTGGTGGCGCCCGTGGAGCTCCTCAGCTCCACGTTCACTCGCTGGCACGCGTGGGAGTACAACGACGAGGTCCACATCACTCTGCTCATTCTCTTCAACATCTCGTCCCTGGTCATCATGTACTCCACCACGCTGCTCAGCCTGGACTACTACATAGAGCGGGCGCTGCCGCGGACATACATGTCCAGCGTTTACAACACCAAGCACGTGTGCGGCTTCATTTGGGGCGGCGCTGTGTTGACCAGCTTCTCCTCGCTGCTCTTCTACGTGTGCAACCACATCTCCACCAAGATGGTCGAGTGCTCCAAGATGCAGAACAAGGAGGCGGCTGACGCCATCATGATGTTCATCGGCTACGCCGTTCCGGCCGTGGCCGTGCTTTACGCTTTCGTGCTCATTTTGCGCATCAGGAAGGAGTCCACTCCTCTGGATCAGGACTCGGCTCGCTTGGATCCATCTATACACCGGCTGCTGCTGGCGTCGGTGTGTGTGCAATTTGTCCTGTGGACCCCGTACTACATGACCCTCCTGGTGCACACGATCGCCGGTGCGCCAGAGTACATCAGCAACGGGCATTACCTGCCTTCCTATAACTTCATGAGGTGCGTGTCAAAGCTGCTGGCGTTCTCCAGCAGCTTTGCGATGCCTCTCATGTACAGACAGATGAACAAAAACTTCTCCGGCAAGCTTCAGCGGCTGCTCAGGAGGCTTCATTGCAGGGACCAGTCCTGCCCTCATGAACACTCAGCAGTGCAGCAAGTGGTGACGTGA